ctctgggttatttgtggggcctgcctggtgtttctacatgagtagaatgtgtgcttttatttaaaatgcatttctgggttatttgtggggcataggaatgtgttcatattttttttcaaaatatattccggcccaccacaaggtctgagggacagtggaccggccccctgttgaaaaagtttgctgacccctgattaccTTGCCATCAAAGTCCAACAGGTGAGATGGGAGTCCAAGTGTATTGTGCCAACAATCCCAGATATATTCAAGTGAATAATGGGGGATTACCAGAATTCCAACATGACTGTATTTTCCATCTGAAAATAGCATTGGGGAAAGGAAAACTTAGGGGAAACACTGaacgaaaacaacaacacagcaccaTTTTTCATGGATAAATCAGACAACTTTTACTTCATTTCCAAATACTTGGTGAGATTATTAGCTTCACATACGGCAATATCACACCAGGATCAACTGAGCCACTCTGTTCTTGACAATACTGTTACTTCATTTGTCACAAAATAAACACTGTACGGTAAAAACCTACGCTCCTGAGTATACCTTGGTTGGGCTGATATTAAATAATTCCACATTTACTCTAGAAACagaggaagttgtcttatactgaggctggatctagacatgtcaaagaagcgattcagttaaacgCGTTGCAAACTCATACAGGGGTATCTGGGagggaaagatgggactccacagtgccatctggtgtcacagggttatataacactttttctttaccaatctagccgAGTCCAGAGTCAGCTTTCATCCATCTTACTCAGTAGATGGCAGTGAATCTCCAGGCAGCCCTACTTGGACTTATCCTGGGGAAAACATGtgctataccatgggtaggcaaactaaggcccgtgggcctgatgcggcccaatcaccttctaaattcggcccgcagacagtccgggaatcagcatgtttttacatgagtagaatgtgtcctattatttaaaatgcatctctgggttatttgtggggcataggaatttgttcattcccaccccctccaaaatatagtccggccccccacaaggtctgagggacagtggactggccccttgctgaaaaggtttgctgacccctgtgctatacCATGGAGCCATGACTCTTTATTCCCCTCACTCTTAGATGCTATAAATGATTTGCCCATGTCCCCCATTCCAGATGTTAAAACTGAAAATGAATGCATGTCTTTTCATAAGTGCCACAATTCAGGAGACGGTTACATCACTTGGTTTCCTTTGCCATTAGGCAATAAGCCAAAGGAAAGTGGAATCAAAACAGTGAAACTGTTGCAGAACCTAAGTtctctgcttggcagggggttggactcgatggcccttgtggtctcttccaactctatgattctatgattctatgaaatagaggtgtgtgcgtgcgtgcgcatgTCATTCATGTAATCTGAAAACTAAACCAGACCAAACAAAGAATGTCTCAAATATTAATGGTCCAGGTTAGATTTCAGGACCATGTGTGGtgtagggagccagtgtggtgtagtggttaagagcggtggacttgtaatctggtgaaccgggttctcgactccgctgctccacatgcagctgctgggtgaccttgggctagtcacttctctgaagtctctctgccccactcagctcacagagtgtttgttgtgggggaggaagggaaaggagattgttagctgctttgagactccttaaggggagtgataaagcgggatatcaaatcatcCTCCTCCTGCTCCACTTTATATGCAGCAACTCCCACCTTCACTTCCTTGTTCACAGTAACTGCACTTTGGCATGACCTTGAAACTACTTTgtgttttgtgaactgccctgagatattGTGACAAAGGGGCAGCCTACAAAAACCaatgaataaatataaaataaataaactaagtAAACAGCTGACCTTCAAACCAGAACCCAGTTGCTTTCTAATTAGGGTTAGCGGTAATCACAGTTACTGCAAACCAGGAAACATAAGAGGGAATGGCTGTGGGCGGAGGGAGGAGCAAGGAGGGGCAAACAGCATTCAAGCAGGCCTGGGGCTCAGGAGCCGAATGTTGAACAGACAGACAAAAGGATATGGGGCGTATGAGAGTACAAAggtaaatttgcattcattgctcctcctacttttgcctctggccccggcTACCACAAATGCAGCTCTCAGGCTGATAAAGATGCCCTCCCCCTGATGTATAATACCTTAGTAGACTGGACACATATTCTATTTCAAGTAAGGATGAGCTTGGGGGGAAATAACatctcacacaggtgagaaacaaTGGAAGGGAATGGAAATCCCTCACAGGTATTGAGGTGGCTGTGTTTCTTGGTTCTTATGGAACAACTCCATCTGTTATTTATTAGTTACTAATTCACAGCTGGAACCAGCGTGGGGAAGTGGTCagtgtgtcagactagggcctggACCAGTCCCTGCCTACCTTAGGGGCCATTGTTGGGATTAAACAagtggaggggaagaaccatgagCTCTTGGGAGGAAAAGGTATAAATGAAACAAAGTCTGTCTCGTGGCAATTGCATTGTTACCAAGGGCCACTAGAGGGAGCCCATGCTCCTCCAATACAATACAGTAACTTGTGGCTGGGATTGACTtaatttagaatcacagaattgaggAGTTGATAGGGacactaagggtcatctagtccaaccccctcaatgcagaaatctcaactaaagcatccatgacaggtggatagacaaccgctgcttaaaaacctgcaacgaAGGAGAGCCCACCGCCTTCCAatgtagtctgttccactgtcaaacagctcttattttcttcccctagaccagtggttcccaaccttttttgggccatgctccacctaagcatctctaaaatcctgattcctggcccccccccccgtgacatataattcttattattcaaaaagtgaagccCTATTCATGTGGAGAAAGCCTAAAAGGCTATTAACGATTAATAACTCATTTTTGAATTGCccctcttaaaaatcaaattgggaACCATGGCCCTAGaccctccatttttattttttacttttgttaGATAAGGAAACAAGGAAACTATTGATGTTTGTGTCAGCAAGCTTTTGGGTCAGGCCTCCTTGCAGAACGCGGTACTGCCCTGCTGTGTATGCATTCATAGCCACAGACACCAACAGCATTAGTGCAAGTTGAGGCCAGTGGTTGTGCAACTCAGTCACCACAATTGACCACTGGCTGCACACAAGCCACTAAAACTTTTGAAAGGGCATAATCAAAGGCATTTTTCACTATCTTTGAGCAAAGTTTCTGTAAAAAGCCAGTGGCAATTACTTACATACTTACTTATTTTTTCTTCCaagtagctcaaggtggtgtgacatggttctcctcctccccgtttcatcctcacagccactctgtgaggtaggttaggctaagagatggtggctGGCCGGCCTAGTGAGCTTCCCAGCTGAGTGGGGAtccaaactctggtctcccaggtcataggtccaacactctaaccattacaccatactggctccatACAGGAATGGAATCCAGAATTTGGCCTGCCTTCGACTTCTTGCACGTGCAAATGATTTTGACACACCAAGGAGACTTCTCCCCACTACCACACTTCTCTGTcttcaggaaagaaagaaatccaggaGGCATTTAACGGTTTAGCAGCACAACATTATGAAAAGAGATTTATGAAAGGGCAAAGTCATGTTACAACCATCTGCCTAGGCTGACTTGCCTGATAGCTGGTGGCTACTCCAAGGTGCTGGGATGTGCAGGTCTCACAGACAGCAGAGTGTGTTTCAGATGCTAATACTGTGTGTTTATTGAGGAAAGCCAGGAGGGGAGGGAGCCACCTGAATTTGGGCAATAAATAAGACGAGGTAAATTTTGCCGCTGGCTAGCAAGACGCAGCCTTGGGAAAGCTACAAAGGTATCCTATTGTTTTAAAGAGCTTCAAAAGTGTAGCAATGTCTATCTGCCGCCGCCACCCTGCCCTGCTTGTGAATTTGTAAACAAACCCTATAAAAAGCTTGTTAAGTCCTCAGACCTCTTGCCTTGCAAGAGAACCAACTCTGTGgaaggctgcccttgaaacttCCTGCCACTCTGAGGAAGTGGGAAGCACAAAAATGGTATACTAGAAACATGTAGTTTTTGCAGCCAAAGCAGAATAAATATAGATAACTGTCTCCTAAGTAGCCACCCTATGCTTAGGGGAACTGCCTGCACATAAGCTGAGGAGCGTTTTGGTCATACTTGCATATTCAACCAGAAACCCAAGGAAGCAGAATAGGAATATCATTCCTCTCACCACATTGAAAAAAAGACTCTCCTCTTGTGTAATTGGAGGTCAAACTAGTCCCCTTTAAGTGTAAGCTGTGGTTTTGATTTGAGGCAAACTATGGAGTATTGACAAAGCACATCTAACTGGGAGTCTCAGCTGATGGGACGGGGCAGCTGGCAGACAAGTCATAACATGCTTGGCAAaacggctcctctcccctcaggaATGGCGGCAAACCACAACCTCCACCAATGGAGAGTGTTCTAGTCACCGCCCATCATTCCCTCAGAAAGAGCGCACTGCCAGCGGGCATCTCATTTCCGCCTCCTCATCGCAACAATTTGGTTTTTGGCCGAGTGGAATAGTGGCAAGCTGAGTTCAGACTCTCCCTCCCAAGAGAAGGAGCAAAAGTTCACTTTTTGTTGCCTGAGGAGGAGCTCTGGCGCGATATCATGATCTGATAGATGGTCTCCCGGAAGTGCTGGTCCTGAGTCAGCCTCTTGGCCGCTTGCTTCAGGTCTTCTATGCTCTCGGCCTCCGAATACATGAACGACTGGGACTGCCGCACTGAAAATGAAAACAGCACACAACACTTAGTGCCGGTAGAGAGCCACACCAGGCGAGGAATGGGGTTGTTGAATCTGGAAGCTATTATGATAAAGTTTGACCTAGGTGGTGTTTAGCAGAAATGACTGAGGGCTCGTCCACACAACTGCtcgtcctgccactttccccagggtaaacctgctgtttactgctgaatcagaacaaacatcaatcgGTTTTTCTGAAGACTGGCAAATTTGTTCCAATTCATTTGTAAGCAGTGGGTTTTcccggggaaagcagtgggacacaCAAAAAACTGCTCAGACACATGGCTAGGAAGCCCAagacaagcagaaaacctcttGGACTGATGCTTTCTAGGCAAGGGAGAAGCGGAAGTGTGGCCTTGAGACCTCATTGTATGCACATAATTCAGTGCAAAggccaaagaagaaaggtcaacTCACTCAGCCACAGGGGCTCACAGGCCCATCAGAGCCAGAGCGTGATGTGTACGTCACAGAGCATGCAAGGGAAAGGGGTGTCAGAGCTGGTCTTAGCAACTGCATCCAAGTGTTGCAAGGCAGGGCTCCTGCAAAACCTGCACTTGGCACCCCACAACGCAATCCCACAGGCCATAGGAGAATATGGGGAATAGCACCTACAGTCAAGCCAGGAGTTGCTGGATCTCCTGCGATGGAAACGGCAGCTTTTTATCCTGCGAGTGGCCGCCTTGTGGAGGTACACAGAGTTCTTCATGATCACGGGCATCTTGGCTTCCAATTCAGCATTTCGGATGCACTCTTCAAAGAATTCTGCAGGGAAGAGACACCCAAGGGAGCCAGTTAAGATGTGCCTTAGGCAGCCTCAGTTCAGATGGATGTAGCATTTTGGAAAATCTCCTTGAGGAGATTCAGTTCCGGCTGACGAGGATCAACAGCAGGCTTCTGCTTTCAGTTGTTCATCTGGATTTTTGGGGTGATGGCACCGGACGTGTTGGGGAAGGCAAGATAAATTATGGCTTGCTTACTTTTCAGATTGCTGACGTCGGCTTTcattttttcctccttctctttgTTACGGTGCTTGCAGTTCAGGCCTTGCTCCAGGCTCTGCAGGGCCTCCTCAGCCTCCTGTAAACGCTTCTCCAGGTCCATGCGAACCTTCACCTCTGCCTGAGCAGGAAGGAAATCAGGCAGCCCTCAACCAACCAATAAAAATAACCCagggaaagaaacaaaacaccaaaagaCAAACGTAAGCaaggacttccttccttccttctgctctctctctctctctttccctgtccTCTTCTAAGGCACATCTGGGAACTTGTATGCTGTGACCTACTTCAGGcataatttatttaattatggTATGgattgtattacagtggtacctcaggttaagtacttaattcgttccggaggtccgttcttaacctgaagcaccactttagctaatggggcctcctgctgctgccgtgctgctggaccacgatttctgttctcatcctgaagcaaagttcttaacccgaggtactatttctgggttagcggagtctgtaacctgaagtgtatgtaacctgaagcatatgtaacccgaggtaccactgtatataagttgTTCATCTAGGGTATGTATTTATCTATTTAAAATACGTTTTTTGGGCCATGCCAGTCAACCTTCTGTGTGAAAGTACTGGGAGGAACGCAATTGTGCCAGACCTTTGAGGAAAGAGGAGAGTCCTTCATAACGTTTGGTGCCCTGGGGTGGGTTACTTGGCTCCCAATGTATACCTTTCTTTTATATTGCTTTTATTGTGAAGTTCATGTGTTATGTGTGTAGGAATAGGCCATATAACTTTTTGAACAAAGAATATACCTTCAGCTGTTGGCAACAGAGAGCGAAGGATAATGAGATTGTTTGCTGAGCCTAAAGCAGAAGCCAAATTGGTGTACAACTCTATGCTAtcagtagggatgggtgaatcagtcaatttcagattctctcagtttctcatttttccaatcttaagttcagtgaTGCAGATTTCCACATTAGcttgtgatatatatattttcaaaaagtCCTGATGAACATTTATCAGCATTTAAGTACAAATTTctacaattttgcccaatatacgcATATTTCCAAAGTAAttcccccaaatataatgcatttttaatgtcattttcactaatatatgcattttgctttggctcaatatatgcatttttgtcacATTACTTGGGATTGCAACATTCAGGGAAGTGTAACTTCTCTGAATGGCTCACAGGATGGCTGTGTTCCAGTTCTCGTATGGTTTGGGAAAGGGCAAATTAGGTAGAGTCCCCTTTAATTGCAAGCTGAATCAGATCGAACTGACTCCCCAGCTATCAGTACCTTGAGATCTCGCTCGGTTTGCTGCTTCTCAGCAGTCAGCTCTGAGAGCGAATTCTGCAAGGCCTGCGACTGGGAAGAGTAGAACTCCCGCTCCTCCTCTAGAGCTCGGGAGCGTTCTTCATTCTCCTTCATCCTGCAAAGCAGCACCAGAGACACATTCAGCCGTTGTCCCCATTCCTCTGCCTCTTTTGTGTTTCTAGAGTTGCCAGGTTGCAACCCACAGATTGACTCTATACCTTCAAATCCTTCCACACAACAGAAGTGGCTCCTCTTTGGCCcatttcctcctctgcccccattTTCCCACTCCCTCTCCTGCCCGTGTGATGACACAAGATGGCAGGAGCCACAGAGTCAAGGGAGGAATGGATACCAAAAGCCACAGATGCCAAGTCGCCCGCTTCTTTCAACCATCAACCAGGTTGCGAACAGGGAATCCTGCCTGTTTGGAagactctcctccccaccccccacccctcacctTTTCTCAGCCAGGAGTTTCTCCTCCAGCAGCTGGTGCATTTTCTCCTCGATCTGGTGCAAGCTGCTCTGCAGACCCCCGGCAGCATCAGGTTGCTCACAGCTAGGGCTGGTCGGGGGCTGCAACTCGCTCTGGTTCTCTTCCAGCATTTCCAGAGTCCGTTGCTTTTCCAGGGAGAGCGCCTTCAAGCCACACAAACAGGTTGGATTGGTTACCCCTTACAATAATTCAAACAAACTTTCTGTTCACATAgggggctcgtccacacttcctcTTTCCCTGCCACTCTCCCCtggggaaacctgctctttaccgctgaatcggggcaaacatcaattgggttttcCGTGGATGGACGTTTTCTCTGATTCAGCAGGAAAgaacaggttttcctggggaaagtggcagggcatatggaaaaccacttggaccttTGTCTAAAAAGCACGGGGCAAGCAGAGAACCTCCTGCTTGCTAGGAATGGGACAAGCCAAGTGTGGACGAGCCTTTAGTTGCAGTATGAAAAGTAGAGTCACTACATTTCCCTTGATAGCAGTCCTTTAAACACACCCTCGATAAATAGAAACTTTAAACACACCCTCGTTAAATAGAAACTTTGCAGCTTGACCCTTTCTCATCACTGCATCTCAGTAACAGAAGAAACTTGACCAGCATAATTTCTATCTCTCATTCAGCATTTAGGCAGGCAACCCTTGAGATTACATGGGAAATGTATCATGTGAACAAAGAAAACCCATAATTCTGAGTTGACTTTCCAAGACAATTATACCAGGAGGTATAATTAATTTGTTGATAGACAATTTTGTTGATTTCAGTGTCTATTTCTATTTTTCCCCAGTCTTGACATCCGTTCTTCCCATTTCCACATctctgtggtttttaaaaataaagaattcaAAATTCATACACATTTTCAAGTACATTTCTCCTAAAATAATGCAATTTTGCCAAGTATACACACTTTGGAATGCTTTTTGTGATTGGTAAGCAGCattccaaaattcagagaagtgaattTCAAGGAATGAAATGTTCAAAgagttttggttcatgtattggttCAGGAAATGAAAACTGGGTATTAACGTGTGAGTCACAAAATGTATTGCAAAAAGCCCAGGAGCCCATTGTACGATCTCCTAAAACATCCCTGCCATGAATAAGGGAATTGTGCTATAAGCAAAACATCTTTCCTTGAAGCCTTAAGATTTTAGTTCTTACTGTATAGATTAAAAACTCATTCTGAAATGATTTCCATGGAAAACAGTTGCTAGATCTTAAAGGCTGCCATCTGGAGAGAGGTGGAAAGTAAGACACCTACTTCCAGGGTCTTCTGCAATGTTTCTGTCAGGTTTCGGagtcctttcttttcctcctccactcCTTTGAGGGACTGGGCAGTCATCTCCAGCTCCCTGGAAAACAACCAGTTGGGGGAAGAAATTTTGATTTgtgcagccttcgccaacctagtgccctccaaatgtttgggactacaactcccatcaaccttggtCAGCACAGCTGCTGGTGGTGGGGTCTGGGCAGGTGGGCCCGGCTTTGCAAGAAACAGCCTTGCAAGTTGCACGTTCTCCATGACAGCACTAAGGTAACTATTACTGGAGTTTGGTAAATATTTTGCAGCTGTGTGCCGAAAGACAGCGTCTGGTAAAAATGCTGCTTGAAAGAATAGCAAAATTTAAGGCTTATTAACTTCAGATTAGGAAAGTCATTCTGAGCACAAGAAAAACCTGAAGGCCATATCCGAAAGAGGAGCCCAAATTGCCAAAGGAGTATTGATATTATATGGAGGTCAATTTAAAAGAACTAGCCAGTGGGGGACACAAGGATAGTTAAGAAGCAATGGGATGTACCAGGAAAAAGGGGCTTTCAGTGAGGGCTTACTAAGGTGCCATTCCCTCAAGATAATCACCCCCAGCTGCCAATGAAAGGACCCACTTTTTCACCAGGCCGCTTGAGAGTTCAGGTACTATTACCGTTTAATCTGCTCTTGCTCCACTCGCAAATCTTGCACCACCTCCTCAAactgctgcttctctgcctccAGTACTTGGTTGAGGTGCTCCAGAGCCTTaaaagagaagagggaggaggtACATGGAAAGCCCAAAAGGCTGCAAAGTTCCTTATCTAGTACTGTGTCAGGTGCTCATATGTGGAAAACACTTCCATGTAGAAGACAACACAAACCTTGCACAGGTATCATCACACAGCGTTTGCTGTATGCAAACACACAGAAGGAGGTAGTAGCAAATCACACTTTCACCGTGGCCTAGTTCTCAATGAATCTAAGCCATCTAAGTTTGTGAAACTGAACTATGACTAGACCTACTCTGGTTagctaactatggtttgtttgtagCCAACAAATCAGAAcatgaaaccatggtttaaagaTGGCTTACAAATTTAGGGGTGAGTTAACTTTAGTTTCTCTTTGTGTCTGAACCCATTATCCTGACATGTtctggttccccaccccagatgACTGCTAGGCTACAGAGGTGCAAGGCCAgagcattttgaaaacaaaatcagGATAGGGTGAAATACAGCAACAGTTCCTTTGCCTGTGTACAAGATTTAATCCAGTTtatttaacaaactatagttaaaACAAACTATGACTAAGGGTAAAGCGAGAATGCGGCCAATGTGTGCATATGCAGCGACAAATGCACAATACAAGTCCGTATGTTCAGTGATCAGTAGGGACAACCATATTGTAATTTCCAATATAGAAGTGCTCTCCACAGAGAATTTTAGGAAAGGAGGGTAACTCTGTGGCTTTTCAGCTGCTACCTGACTCTCTCAGCCCCAaacagcatgcccaatggtcagggagggatGACTGGGAGCCGTAGTCCAGCAATAGCTGAAGGTCCACAGGTTGGTGTGCTTCCAGGAAAGCctttaaaagtgttgcatctgcCTTCACCCTAAGAAGAGATCATGATACTGTACAATCACTGGACCCCAAGCTGCCCCATAATTTTATTATCACAGATTTTCCTAAAACCCCAGACACCCTTCACTCTAAACCTCTGGAGGGGGGGAGGCATAAAATGCAACTTGTTTCTATTGCATTAAATGGAAGTCTTGCTCTTACACATGTTGTCAATAAACAAAGTCAGAAAGTTAAAAGGAGAATAAACCTCTCTCTGCTCCCTCTGTAGACACAGCTCTTCCGTCTCTTCCATCAGTTTATCTGCAAACAGACAGGGAAAAGTGAATGGAAGCAAATTGCTTAAGACAGTTGGACAGAAATTGCATGGACCTTGAAACACAGCACAGCGAGAACCTCGCTTCTTGCATATTGTGCTGTGATTATTTGAATTTACTATGATGAGATTGCTTTCATGTGTTCTCGTCTTCCACCAGTCTCCTGCCAAATGAATTATAAATGACAACAGCAACTTGTTCAGCCTTTAGTGCCTTCCTTCCAAGAGGGTCATTGTCTACTAATGTACCTAGATTTACAACTCCTCTCATCAAGTAGGATGGCATCACTGCCTTCATTTAACGGATGGTTAAAAAGAGTACACACTGAACAAGGTCAGCAGCAAAGCAGTGAAAAGGCTCACTCCTAGTCCTTAAGGGACTTTGACTGTATTCATACACTTGGGGGAGGAAGCACGCACTGTGAAACAACAGCACAGTGTTCCCAGCTCCCATGCAAATGTTTCAGGGTGGGATTTGCATGAGAACAAGTGGGTGGGAGGTGCTTAAATTTCCCATTGCCTGATTCCAGTCTATTAATTCACCACTCAGAAAGCCCAGCCCCTTACCCCAACTGGCCTcagcaatccaaacccaagatttGCCAGGATGGGATAGATGGTTGAGCTGGCTGAGCCTGGACTATACCAGTCCCCCATCCTCCGTCAGCTAaagacaggcacccccaaactcggcactccagatgttttgggactacaactcccatcatccctagctaacaggaccagtggtcagggatgatgggagttgtagtcccaaaaaacatctggagggccgagtttggggatgcctggccaaAGATATGCTGGTATAAGTCCCGCATCCGGGCTCAGTCAGGGTTCAGCCCAAGCCGACTAAGCCAGGGTGAATCCCTAAAGAAGAGGCCTTctgggagaggggaaggaagtttttaatattctgttggaaactgcccagggTAGCtgaggcagcccagtcagatgggtggtaattttttattattattattattattattattattattattattattattatattaccacTGCCCCATTCCAAACTCCAGTCACTCAGACATATGTGACCCTGCAACCCAGAAGTTACCCTGCCCAAAAGGTGGTGTAAGTCAAACTGCCCCACATCTGTCAGTAGTAGCTCCACTCCCGAACAGAGTTTGGGCTAGAGATTAGTTACATTTGCATAATTTACCCTGCATAAATGATGCTGTCTTCCTATAgtctggaatgctctgtccctgTGCTTCGACATAGGAGGGGCACCGCAAAGGCCTTCCCTACTTGATCTCGATGGGTAGGTGTCAGGTTACgacaggagggggaaatgttctcctgaaaatgccccccccccagtcacatTAACTTGGAAGCTTCCCTCACAACATCAAACGAATATCTTTGAACCTAGGAACGGTCTGCACTCCCAAGGCACTCATTAACTCTGCTTTATTTTTGTCTGCTGTAATAGCTTAGTAGAACATGCTGCTTAATTGAGGTCACTGGTGATGAGGTCTTGAAGGTACACAGGCAGAACTGTTAACCATCTTTACAGAAAGAAGATAGGCACCTGGGATGCTgcatatgggggagggggaggtcatTACacctgtcacacacaccccaacaacaTGTTATAAAGCACACTGTACACTGATGTCGCTCTACAAATGATACAATGCATTAATCATATACTGATTTGTGCTGCTGATACGCTATTCCTCCCTGAGGACTAGCGGCTGTTAGTTCCAACCTAAATACTCCTGCTTCTCCTTGGCCAGCTGGAGTCCCTGGGCTTCGAGGCTCTCAATCATGGCTTCTCCCAGCTGAGCGTTTCTCCAGGTCCTGAAGAAAAGAACAAATGGAAGGATGGAAATAGCTCCTTTTAAAGAACAGCCTGCTGTCAAGTTTGCACTCTCCCCTCTCCCTGTGGCAGTGAAAGCAGAAGAACTTCTTCACAAACACTGAACAGAGAGGGACCGAGAGAGATGGCCTGTGAAAAAATGGCAAGAGTGGGCAGCCTGTTCCCCAAGTACATTAACCTGAACAGATAGGCTTCCAGTTGGAGATAATGAAAACAAATCGCCAACACGACGACGGATCAGGAAACTCATTTCTCTCCAGAGAACAAAATGGCAATAAAAGCGTGGGGCCGAAGTAATTCATCAAGTCCTTTTAACCATCTCTTTCAATTTCCTAGGCTTTCTGCGGCTCTCGTAGCTCCAAAACTCTCCCCTTGTGTCCCACAAATCACAACCCTCCCACAGGCAGATTCTACATCCTGAAAGGCTGGAAATGTGAACCCCAAAGCCAGGATGTGGGCCAGGACCACACCCAGATTTCAGAGCAACAGATGGATCCAGAGCTCAGGATCAATGAATAATTTGAATTAACTGGCGGGGAAGCCTGAGTGCTCTGTTGCTGTTGGCTGAACCTTCCAGGCCTCTTGGTTTGGTGCTCAGGATGCTCTGCAGACGACACCCTTTCTCCCTGGGCCACACCATCACTGCCCCTACTTTGCACCAGCTTCTGAGTGCTTCTGCTCAGCCAGAATTTGTCTTTGAACTGTGATGGTGCTTCTTGCTTATCCAGATGGGTGCAGGGTTACCTGTGTGCATGGACATGTGTGTAGAAATCAGTGGTGTTTGCGTGGCTCCAATCTACTTTACAAgaggttttgacctacaaagccttaaacggctcaggactgcaagacctcaaggaccacctctttccatatg
The nucleotide sequence above comes from Podarcis raffonei isolate rPodRaf1 chromosome 1, rPodRaf1.pri, whole genome shotgun sequence. Encoded proteins:
- the PLEKHD1 gene encoding pleckstrin homology domain-containing family D member 1 isoform X1 — its product is MFTSKSNTVSPSPSMEPADSDALDISTKVQLYGVLWKRPFGRPSAKWSRRFFIIKESFLLYYAENEKKNFENNRYFNIHPKGVIPLGGCIVEAKEEPNMPYAMKISHEDFHGTIVLAAESEYEQAQWLEMLQESGKVTWRNAQLGEAMIESLEAQGLQLAKEKQEYLDKLMEETEELCLQREQREALEHLNQVLEAEKQQFEEVVQDLRVEQEQIKRELEMTAQSLKGVEEEKKGLRNLTETLQKTLEALSLEKQRTLEMLEENQSELQPPTSPSCEQPDAAGGLQSSLHQIEEKMHQLLEEKLLAEKRMKENEERSRALEEEREFYSSQSQALQNSLSELTAEKQQTERDLKAEVKVRMDLEKRLQEAEEALQSLEQGLNCKHRNKEKEEKMKADVSNLKKFFEECIRNAELEAKMPVIMKNSVYLHKAATRRIKSCRFHRRRSSNSWLDLRQSQSFMYSEAESIEDLKQAAKRLTQDQHFRETIYQIMISRQSSSSGNKK
- the PLEKHD1 gene encoding pleckstrin homology domain-containing family D member 1 isoform X2, coding for MFTSKSNTVSPSPSMEPADSDALDISTKVQLYGVLWKRPFGRPSAKWSRRFFIIKESFLLYYAENEKKNFENNRYFNIHPKGTIVLAAESEYEQAQWLEMLQESGKVTWRNAQLGEAMIESLEAQGLQLAKEKQEYLDKLMEETEELCLQREQREALEHLNQVLEAEKQQFEEVVQDLRVEQEQIKRELEMTAQSLKGVEEEKKGLRNLTETLQKTLEALSLEKQRTLEMLEENQSELQPPTSPSCEQPDAAGGLQSSLHQIEEKMHQLLEEKLLAEKRMKENEERSRALEEEREFYSSQSQALQNSLSELTAEKQQTERDLKAEVKVRMDLEKRLQEAEEALQSLEQGLNCKHRNKEKEEKMKADVSNLKKFFEECIRNAELEAKMPVIMKNSVYLHKAATRRIKSCRFHRRRSSNSWLDLRQSQSFMYSEAESIEDLKQAAKRLTQDQHFRETIYQIMISRQSSSSGNKK